One genomic segment of Pleurocapsa minor HA4230-MV1 includes these proteins:
- a CDS encoding XdhC family protein, protein MNELPAILKLFEESQQQDETAYLATIVNTQGSTYRRSGAKMLMTNTGRMVGAISGGCLENDIFEHTRQRMQSGKPIVVTYDTTNNEDIVWGFGIGCNGVVQVLIERLDRCLNPIVFLQACFKKRQPGVIATVFSVEGSVEMEIGARVMFADDGLISTNIEAPNLLQTLVCDIKASFQARQSSIRKYQFLSGSVEVFIEVIQPPTPLIIFGAGSDAIPVANFAKTLGWNVTVVDCRASEATRDRFSLADQVILTRRDIIDQQVLVETDTAAVVMTHNYFDDLEILKMLLPSPARYIGVLGAKKRTEGILDNLIYTKDQLARLYFPIGIDLGAETPQEIAIAIIAEIQAVLDHRAAGFLKHRQAPIHLLTPSI, encoded by the coding sequence ATGAATGAATTACCAGCAATTTTGAAACTCTTTGAGGAAAGCCAACAACAAGACGAGACTGCATATTTAGCCACGATTGTTAATACCCAAGGCTCAACCTATCGGCGATCGGGTGCCAAAATGTTGATGACCAATACGGGTCGCATGGTAGGGGCTATTAGTGGCGGTTGCCTAGAAAATGATATCTTCGAGCATACTCGTCAACGGATGCAATCTGGGAAACCAATTGTTGTCACCTACGACACTACGAATAATGAAGATATTGTCTGGGGTTTTGGGATTGGTTGTAATGGTGTAGTTCAGGTTCTCATCGAACGTCTCGATCGCTGTCTTAATCCAATTGTTTTTTTACAAGCATGTTTTAAGAAAAGACAACCAGGCGTTATTGCAACTGTGTTTAGTGTCGAGGGTTCGGTTGAGATGGAGATCGGTGCCAGGGTAATGTTTGCCGATGATGGTTTGATCTCTACTAATATTGAAGCACCCAATTTATTGCAAACCCTCGTCTGTGACATCAAAGCTAGCTTTCAGGCTCGACAGTCAAGCATTCGCAAATATCAATTTCTCTCTGGTAGCGTGGAAGTTTTTATCGAAGTCATTCAACCACCAACGCCGTTAATAATTTTCGGTGCGGGTAGCGATGCCATACCCGTGGCTAATTTTGCTAAAACATTAGGGTGGAATGTGACCGTTGTTGATTGTAGAGCCAGTGAAGCAACACGCGATCGCTTTTCTCTAGCTGACCAGGTTATTCTTACTCGTCGAGACATCATTGACCAACAAGTTCTCGTTGAAACAGACACCGCTGCTGTAGTAATGACCCATAATTACTTTGACGATCTGGAAATTTTGAAAATGCTGTTGCCCTCTCCCGCTCGCTACATTGGAGTTTTAGGGGCAAAAAAGCGGACTGAAGGAATACTTGATAATTTAATTTATACCAAAGACCAGTTAGCAAGATTATATTTTCCGATTGGCATCGATCTGGGTGCAGAAACGCCTCAAGAAATTGCGATCGCGATTATTGCTGAGATTCAAGCTGTTCTCGACCATCGTGCAGCAGGCTTTCTAAAACATCGACAAGCGCCGATTCATCTCCTAACACCGTCAATTTAA
- a CDS encoding type II toxin-antitoxin system HicA family toxin, with the protein MKVRDAIRKLEQDGWYLKRTKGSHRQFKHPIKPGTVTVSGKLSKDIPVGTIKSIWKQAQIEED; encoded by the coding sequence ATGAAAGTAAGAGACGCAATTAGAAAGTTAGAACAAGACGGTTGGTATCTAAAAAGAACTAAAGGTAGCCATCGTCAGTTCAAGCATCCAATCAAACCAGGGACAGTTACAGTATCGGGTAAACTTAGTAAGGATATTCCTGTTGGCACAATCAAAAGCATTTGGAAGCAAGCTCAAATAGAAGAGGACTAG
- a CDS encoding nucleotidyltransferase family protein: MLSSSQNAIAAVILAAGASTRMGTPKQLLLYQGQSLLRRVIETAIAAHCSPIFVVLGAYSDQIRCELKDLPVQVVENPEWQTGMGSSIRHGIQALIETAPFVEAAILLLCDQPFVSASTIHQLESVYRSTNYPIIASAYQNTIGVPALFHSTLFLELTGLTQVEGAKKVIQRHINSVVTVEFPQGAIDLDTPEDYQQFLVKSQV, from the coding sequence ATGCTGTCTTCTAGCCAAAACGCGATCGCTGCCGTTATTCTTGCTGCTGGTGCATCGACGCGGATGGGAACACCGAAACAACTGTTGTTATATCAAGGACAAAGTTTATTAAGAAGGGTGATTGAGACGGCGATCGCTGCCCATTGCAGTCCGATTTTTGTGGTCTTGGGTGCATATAGCGATCAAATTCGCTGTGAGCTAAAAGATCTCCCCGTTCAAGTAGTTGAAAACCCTGAATGGCAAACAGGTATGGGATCGTCAATTCGTCATGGTATTCAGGCACTAATAGAGACAGCTCCTTTTGTTGAAGCTGCGATTCTTCTCCTCTGCGATCAACCCTTCGTATCAGCGTCAACGATTCACCAGTTAGAATCTGTCTATCGTTCCACCAACTATCCCATTATTGCCTCAGCCTACCAAAATACCATTGGTGTTCCAGCGTTATTTCACTCAACGCTATTTTTAGAACTGACTGGCTTGACTCAGGTAGAAGGCGCGAAAAAAGTGATTCAACGCCACATTAATTCTGTTGTTACAGTGGAATTTCCTCAAGGAGCGATCGATCTAGATACTCCTGAAGATTACCAACAGTTTCTAGTAAAGTCTCAAGTTTAA
- a CDS encoding xanthine dehydrogenase family protein molybdopterin-binding subunit: MNEPLKTSVSRIDGRAKVTGTAVYAAEHQIQGLVHGYLVTSAIAKGRIRAIDTRTAEQSPGVLAVFTHRNAPKLFKPTNDWKTSVIYESRLPLSDDRIHYAGQIIGLVVADTFERSRHAANLIEVEYDTELPVVEPEKATFKEAPGMMGEELKFEKGSFATGNVEQANANTAIDATYSTSMEHHAPMEPHAIIAQWRGNDAVTIYEPSQWVLAGQRTYAEVLGLPVERVRLVSPYIGGAFGCKAFPWPHGLLCAAAAKQVGKPLKVVVSRRQMTANTGQRSPTEQRIRLTATADGTLTAIDHEAKSYTSPANVFTEPCTKATPVMYATPNMRLYQELAVLNAGTPTFMRAPGETPGMWALESAMDELAWKLNVDPIALRLKNLAKDDQRKGLPFSEHHFADCLKVGAERFGWQDRPQPRSLSREGKQVGLGIAAATYPGLRGAASAKVRLLPDGTAHVLTAGNDMGTGSYTIVAMTASEVLGLPVEQIKVEMGDSRLPDGGLAGGSQMTASLLPAVKSACQQLLQQAKANNAQEAIAALNQSGRAAWEATASSAPGQEAKQFAFHSSGAHFCEVAVDEEIGRLKITRWLSVMDIGRVINVKTAASQVRGGVIMGISHALMEEGELDPTMGNPVVYDLATYHIASHADIPRIDVAFVGKPDRQFNPVGARGVGEIGITGVAAAVANAVYHATGKRIRDLPITPNKLI; the protein is encoded by the coding sequence ATGAACGAGCCATTGAAAACTTCAGTCAGCCGTATCGATGGACGGGCAAAGGTTACGGGTACAGCTGTCTATGCTGCCGAACATCAAATTCAGGGCTTGGTGCATGGCTATTTAGTAACATCGGCGATCGCTAAAGGCAGAATTCGGGCGATCGATACCCGTACCGCCGAACAATCTCCAGGGGTTCTAGCTGTCTTTACTCATCGCAACGCTCCTAAACTCTTTAAACCAACCAACGATTGGAAAACCTCGGTCATTTATGAATCGCGCTTGCCTTTATCCGACGATCGCATTCACTATGCGGGGCAAATTATTGGCTTAGTGGTTGCCGATACCTTCGAGCGATCGCGTCATGCAGCTAACTTGATCGAGGTGGAGTACGACACCGAACTCCCAGTTGTCGAGCCAGAAAAAGCTACTTTTAAAGAAGCTCCTGGGATGATGGGGGAAGAGTTGAAATTTGAGAAGGGTAGCTTTGCTACTGGAAATGTCGAACAGGCTAATGCCAATACAGCTATTGATGCAACTTACTCGACCTCGATGGAACACCATGCGCCAATGGAACCCCATGCCATCATTGCTCAGTGGCGAGGCAACGATGCCGTTACTATTTACGAACCTTCACAGTGGGTACTGGCAGGGCAGCGAACCTATGCAGAAGTGTTGGGCTTGCCAGTAGAGCGCGTCAGGCTCGTCAGCCCTTACATTGGTGGGGCTTTCGGTTGTAAAGCCTTTCCTTGGCCCCACGGATTGCTCTGTGCTGCGGCTGCCAAACAAGTGGGAAAACCCCTCAAAGTCGTCGTGTCTCGCCGTCAAATGACTGCTAATACTGGACAGCGATCGCCAACCGAACAGCGTATTCGCCTGACCGCAACCGCAGATGGAACTTTAACGGCGATCGATCACGAGGCAAAATCCTACACTTCGCCCGCCAATGTGTTTACCGAACCTTGTACTAAAGCTACACCCGTGATGTATGCAACACCAAATATGCGGCTATATCAGGAGTTAGCTGTATTGAATGCAGGAACGCCCACCTTCATGCGCGCACCTGGGGAGACTCCTGGTATGTGGGCATTAGAATCGGCAATGGACGAACTCGCTTGGAAATTGAATGTCGATCCAATTGCTCTGCGACTCAAAAATCTTGCCAAAGACGACCAACGCAAGGGATTGCCGTTTTCCGAGCATCATTTTGCCGATTGTCTCAAGGTGGGGGCAGAACGCTTTGGCTGGCAAGACCGTCCGCAACCTCGCTCTCTTTCCCGTGAAGGTAAACAGGTTGGCTTGGGCATAGCAGCCGCCACGTATCCAGGCCTTCGCGGAGCTGCTTCTGCCAAGGTTCGGCTTTTACCCGATGGTACGGCTCATGTCTTGACGGCGGGAAATGATATGGGAACGGGTTCTTATACCATAGTTGCGATGACAGCATCAGAAGTTCTTGGTTTACCCGTCGAGCAAATTAAGGTGGAGATGGGAGATTCTCGCTTACCCGACGGCGGACTCGCGGGTGGTTCGCAAATGACCGCATCCCTTTTGCCTGCGGTTAAGAGCGCTTGCCAACAACTGCTGCAACAAGCTAAGGCAAACAACGCTCAAGAAGCCATTGCTGCCTTAAATCAATCTGGACGCGCTGCTTGGGAAGCGACGGCTTCTAGCGCCCCTGGACAGGAAGCCAAACAATTTGCTTTTCATTCGTCGGGCGCTCATTTCTGCGAAGTGGCAGTAGATGAAGAGATTGGACGTTTAAAAATTACTCGCTGGCTGTCGGTTATGGATATAGGGCGCGTTATTAATGTGAAAACAGCGGCAAGTCAAGTACGCGGTGGGGTCATTATGGGCATTAGTCACGCCTTGATGGAGGAGGGTGAATTAGACCCAACGATGGGTAATCCAGTAGTCTACGACCTAGCAACCTATCACATTGCCTCTCATGCCGATATTCCCCGCATTGACGTGGCATTTGTCGGCAAACCCGATCGCCAGTTCAATCCAGTAGGCGCTCGCGGGGTCGGGGAGATTGGGATTACAGGCGTAGCGGCTGCTGTTGCCAATGCTGTTTATCACGCCACTGGTAAACGAATTCGCGATTTGCCGATTACACCTAATAAGCTTATATGA
- a CDS encoding pentapeptide repeat-containing protein — protein sequence MPLKILITIFLIFPLLSGCQAIFLDCTSKQTTKPRHLKRLLKTKKCTNCYLGDADLRGADLKGADLSGSYLVKAVLDDADLRNANLSNTQLSWYDMNTGAGENGYIGPPTSCQVDMSASLKRVNLSGANLRNANLRDVELQGSNLQDANLSDTDLSQAQYSKAGMFEKESIDNGDTNFPPQFEPSKADMIRVGEYPLDFSKVDIKTVDLRGKVIYKENFDGRDLSGLNFVGAKLIEVSFENANLNNTNFGGAEFFRVSLKKAQLFKASLSSANLSQIDLQKANLSYANLTHANLQRANLQEANLSHSRLGLANFQQANLLDATLPDLSINYDKPRMFKGAIMPDGSIYQEDTE from the coding sequence ATGCCATTGAAAATTTTAATTACTATTTTCCTAATATTTCCTCTTCTTTCAGGATGTCAGGCGATATTCTTAGACTGTACAAGTAAGCAAACTACCAAACCAAGACATCTCAAACGTTTACTTAAGACTAAAAAGTGTACTAATTGCTATTTAGGCGATGCCGATTTACGGGGTGCAGATTTAAAAGGTGCAGATCTGTCTGGATCTTATTTAGTCAAAGCGGTTTTAGATGATGCCGATTTAAGGAATGCTAATCTCAGTAATACTCAATTGAGTTGGTACGATATGAATACTGGTGCTGGAGAAAATGGTTATATTGGGCCACCTACTAGTTGTCAAGTAGATATGTCAGCTTCTCTTAAAAGAGTAAATCTAAGCGGTGCAAACTTGAGAAACGCTAATTTGAGAGATGTTGAGTTGCAAGGATCAAACCTACAAGATGCTAATTTATCAGATACTGATCTATCTCAGGCACAATACAGTAAAGCAGGAATGTTTGAGAAGGAAAGCATAGACAATGGAGATACAAATTTTCCCCCTCAGTTTGAACCATCAAAAGCAGATATGATTCGAGTTGGGGAATATCCTCTAGATTTTAGTAAAGTAGACATCAAAACTGTAGATTTAAGAGGTAAGGTTATTTACAAAGAAAACTTTGACGGTCGAGATTTGAGTGGGCTAAATTTTGTGGGTGCAAAATTAATCGAAGTTTCTTTTGAAAACGCCAACCTAAATAACACTAACTTCGGCGGTGCAGAATTTTTCAGAGTATCTCTAAAAAAAGCTCAACTATTTAAAGCTAGTTTATCGAGTGCAAATCTATCGCAAATAGACTTACAAAAAGCGAATCTTAGCTATGCCAATCTCACCCACGCTAATTTACAGAGAGCTAATTTACAAGAAGCGAACCTCAGCCATTCGCGATTAGGTCTAGCAAATTTTCAACAGGCAAATCTGTTAGATGCAACCCTTCCTGATTTGAGTATAAATTACGACAAGCCGAGAATGTTCAAAGGTGCGATTATGCCTGACGGTTCAATTTATCAAGAAGATACTGAATAA
- a CDS encoding 4-vinyl reductase produces the protein MSLAQVQTTGTSTDLRSDKHLLRQKYPQRRFHYSLKDFFSFQTDTGTIDDWNESRNILVSENFIIGLIAGLEEEVGDASGVLMYNIGQQWGQEDAKFFRSWFLKEYGYEDFSQLNLMYVLEAWWWPFITQGWGNWEVDMSDQKNGFMFINIFDSAVARTLGDVGKPVCHIYAGLFAGFFSDLINKDLGCIELQCYAMGETYCKFLLGKKDRIDAASFWHNEGATARDIQKKLYNGEYLK, from the coding sequence ATGTCTTTAGCTCAAGTTCAAACGACAGGTACGTCAACAGATCTCAGGTCAGATAAGCATCTACTGAGACAAAAGTATCCCCAAAGACGCTTTCACTATAGTCTCAAAGATTTTTTCTCATTTCAGACTGATACTGGCACGATTGATGATTGGAATGAATCCCGTAATATCTTAGTCAGCGAAAACTTTATTATCGGTTTGATTGCTGGTTTAGAAGAAGAAGTCGGCGATGCTTCTGGGGTTTTAATGTACAACATTGGTCAACAATGGGGTCAAGAAGATGCCAAATTTTTCCGTAGTTGGTTTCTTAAAGAGTATGGCTATGAAGATTTTAGCCAGCTTAATTTAATGTACGTTCTAGAAGCTTGGTGGTGGCCCTTTATCACTCAAGGTTGGGGTAACTGGGAAGTAGACATGAGCGATCAAAAAAATGGCTTTATGTTTATCAATATTTTTGACTCTGCCGTAGCTAGAACTTTAGGTGATGTTGGTAAACCAGTCTGTCACATATATGCAGGTTTGTTTGCAGGTTTCTTTAGTGATTTGATCAATAAAGATCTTGGCTGTATCGAACTTCAGTGCTATGCCATGGGAGAAACTTACTGTAAATTTTTACTGGGTAAAAAAGATCGCATTGATGCAGCATCTTTTTGGCATAACGAAGGGGCAACCGCACGAGATATCCAGAAAAAACTATATAACGGGGAGTATCTCAAGTGA
- a CDS encoding 2Fe-2S iron-sulfur cluster binding domain-containing protein, translated as MQDDKKRWWQTSRRNFLARALTAAGGAIAAPPLLNAAQGKEESVVNPPGEGEIQVSLDINGQEQTLNIEPRVTLLDALRENLGLTGSKKGCDHGQCGACTVLIDGQRVYSCLTLAVMQDGKEITTIEGLARGDTLHPVQTAFIDNDGFQCGYCTPGQICATVALLDEVERGCASAVTDDLNSPPQLAQLSESEVRERLSGNLCRCSAYNGIVAAVQQATGQTPPEPTALMLVQDSEETA; from the coding sequence ATGCAAGACGACAAAAAGAGGTGGTGGCAAACATCTCGACGTAATTTTTTGGCAAGAGCGTTGACGGCAGCTGGAGGGGCGATCGCTGCTCCACCGTTGCTTAATGCTGCCCAAGGGAAGGAAGAATCCGTGGTAAATCCCCCAGGGGAAGGGGAAATTCAGGTATCCCTCGATATTAATGGTCAAGAGCAGACCCTCAATATTGAACCGCGTGTAACATTGCTGGACGCCCTACGAGAGAACCTCGGCTTAACGGGGAGTAAAAAAGGTTGCGACCACGGACAATGCGGTGCTTGTACGGTGCTGATTGACGGGCAGCGAGTTTATTCTTGTCTCACCTTAGCTGTGATGCAGGACGGCAAGGAAATTACCACGATTGAAGGACTGGCAAGGGGTGATACTTTACATCCAGTGCAAACAGCTTTTATTGACAATGACGGTTTTCAGTGCGGTTACTGCACCCCTGGACAAATCTGTGCCACCGTTGCCTTACTCGATGAAGTTGAACGCGGTTGTGCTAGTGCTGTTACCGACGATCTCAATAGTCCACCTCAACTGGCGCAATTGTCAGAGTCGGAAGTACGCGAACGATTGAGCGGCAATCTTTGTCGCTGTAGTGCCTATAACGGCATCGTCGCAGCAGTGCAACAAGCAACTGGACAAACTCCACCAGAACCGACGGCGTTAATGTTGGTACAAGATTCGGAAGAAACTGCATGA
- a CDS encoding xanthine dehydrogenase family protein subunit M has protein sequence MKIFTYVRANSTQDAIQRASQEKGANFIAGGTNLVDRLKVFLDEPSQLIDISRLELNQIDRTDEGGLRIGALVSNTAVADYPEIRSNYPLLSRAILSGASQQIRNMATVGGNLMQRTRCPYYYDTVFPCNKRQPGSGCPAATGINKMHAILGASEQCLAVNPSDMCVPLAALDAVVEVEGVKGRREIPFTEFHRLPGNTPQLDNNLAPGEIITAVILPPVSFAQSGVYLKLRDRASYAFALISVAAALDIQDGEIQQARMALGGVAHKPWRSPEAEQFLQGKPAETATFQQAAELVLRDAKPLKYNAFKVDMAKRAIRRALTVSAQGGGIV, from the coding sequence ATGAAAATTTTTACTTATGTTCGGGCTAACTCTACCCAGGATGCAATTCAACGAGCAAGCCAAGAAAAAGGGGCGAACTTTATTGCGGGAGGCACTAATTTAGTCGATCGCCTGAAAGTTTTTCTCGACGAACCCTCGCAATTAATCGATATCTCCCGCTTAGAACTCAACCAAATTGATCGCACTGATGAAGGAGGACTTCGCATCGGGGCATTAGTTAGCAATACAGCAGTTGCCGATTATCCTGAGATTCGCAGTAACTATCCCCTGCTTTCTCGCGCTATTCTTTCAGGTGCATCGCAGCAAATTCGCAATATGGCAACGGTAGGCGGTAATTTAATGCAGCGCACTCGCTGTCCCTACTACTACGACACAGTATTTCCTTGCAATAAAAGACAACCAGGTTCGGGCTGTCCAGCAGCGACGGGAATCAATAAAATGCACGCAATTTTAGGGGCAAGCGAACAGTGTCTGGCGGTTAATCCCTCGGATATGTGCGTGCCTCTGGCTGCTTTAGATGCGGTTGTGGAAGTTGAAGGAGTCAAGGGACGCAGAGAAATCCCTTTTACGGAGTTTCATCGGCTGCCTGGCAATACGCCTCAGTTGGATAACAATCTGGCACCTGGCGAAATCATTACGGCGGTTATTTTGCCCCCCGTCTCCTTTGCCCAATCTGGCGTGTATTTAAAGTTACGCGATCGCGCTTCTTATGCTTTCGCCCTGATTTCGGTTGCAGCTGCCTTAGATATTCAAGACGGAGAGATTCAACAAGCGCGTATGGCACTAGGAGGGGTAGCCCATAAACCCTGGCGATCGCCAGAAGCCGAACAGTTTCTCCAGGGTAAACCAGCCGAGACAGCAACGTTTCAACAGGCAGCCGAGCTTGTTTTACGGGATGCCAAACCTTTGAAATATAACGCTTTTAAAGTAGATATGGCCAAACGTGCCATTCGTCGCGCCCTAACCGTTTCAGCCCAAGGAGGAGGAATTGTATGA
- a CDS encoding type II toxin-antitoxin system HicB family antitoxin, which produces MRYAVIIEKGEDSYGAYVPDLPGCVAVGDTPEEVKTLIQEAIEFHLEGLQEDGESIPQPNSSIEYVEAKISA; this is translated from the coding sequence ATGCGCTATGCAGTGATTATTGAGAAGGGCGAAGATAGCTATGGAGCCTATGTTCCTGATTTACCTGGTTGTGTAGCGGTTGGAGACACACCAGAAGAGGTTAAAACCTTAATTCAAGAAGCCATAGAATTTCATTTAGAAGGCTTGCAAGAAGATGGGGAATCAATTCCTCAACCCAATAGTTCTATTGAATATGTAGAAGCGAAAATATCAGCTTGA